In a single window of the Amycolatopsis sp. cg5 genome:
- a CDS encoding IS256 family transposase, which produces MAETFSPETIDALLKDAKAAGTPIDGVNGLLNQMTKAVLERALQAEMTDHLGYDAGDPSGRGSGNSRNGKSTKTVSTMNGPVDIEVPRDRNGSFEPAIVPKRSRRIGNIDDMILSLYSRGMTTRDIEAHLLEVYGVNASRELISNVTDVVVDEIKAWQSRPLDEVYPILYVDGIRIRVKDNGVVTTKVAYLAIGVDVDGRKHALGCWIQDTEAAKFWQKVVTDLRNRGVKDILIACCDGLTGLPDAIKVIFPDTGVQTCVVHVIRNASKFVSYNDRKKIATSMREIYCAPTVEGAELALAEFDKKWGQQYPGAIDVWHNAWNDLIPFLDYPPELRKIVYTTNAIESINFQLRKITKNRGHFPDKDAAMKLLYLGLRNISSQRGGTSGTGTHGWKVALNTLARLFPGRLPF; this is translated from the coding sequence CTGGCGGAGACGTTCTCGCCGGAGACGATCGACGCGCTGCTGAAGGACGCCAAAGCGGCCGGAACGCCGATCGACGGCGTCAACGGCTTGCTGAATCAAATGACCAAAGCGGTCCTCGAGCGGGCGCTGCAGGCCGAGATGACCGACCATTTAGGCTATGACGCCGGCGACCCCTCCGGTCGCGGTTCCGGCAATTCCCGAAATGGGAAGTCGACCAAGACGGTGTCGACGATGAACGGTCCGGTCGATATCGAGGTTCCGCGTGACCGGAACGGGTCTTTTGAACCCGCGATCGTGCCGAAGCGATCTCGTCGGATCGGCAACATCGACGACATGATCCTGTCACTGTACTCCCGGGGCATGACCACCCGCGACATCGAAGCGCATTTGCTGGAAGTTTATGGCGTGAATGCCTCCCGGGAATTGATATCGAACGTGACCGATGTCGTGGTCGACGAGATCAAAGCGTGGCAATCACGTCCGCTCGACGAGGTGTATCCGATCCTGTATGTGGATGGAATCCGGATCCGCGTCAAAGACAACGGCGTGGTGACCACCAAAGTCGCCTACCTGGCCATCGGTGTCGACGTGGACGGCCGCAAGCACGCTCTCGGCTGCTGGATCCAGGACACCGAGGCCGCGAAGTTCTGGCAGAAGGTCGTCACCGACCTGCGCAACCGTGGCGTCAAAGACATCCTCATCGCCTGCTGCGACGGCCTGACCGGTCTTCCCGACGCGATCAAAGTGATCTTTCCTGACACGGGCGTGCAGACCTGCGTGGTCCACGTCATCCGCAACGCCTCGAAATTCGTGTCCTACAACGACCGCAAAAAGATCGCCACATCGATGCGCGAGATCTACTGCGCCCCCACCGTCGAAGGCGCCGAACTCGCCCTGGCCGAATTCGACAAGAAATGGGGGCAACAATATCCAGGAGCCATCGACGTGTGGCATAACGCCTGGAATGACCTCATCCCGTTCCTTGACTACCCGCCGGAACTCCGCAAAATCGTCTACACCACCAATGCTATCGAATCCATCAACTTCCAACTCCGCAAAATCACCAAGAACCGCGGACACTTCCCCGACAAAGACGCAGCCATGAAACTTCTCTACCTCGGACTCCGCAACATCTCCAGTCAACGCGGCGGAACATCCGGAACGGGAACACACGGCTGGAAAGTCGCACTCAACACCCTAGCCCGCCTCTTCCCAGGAAGGCTCCCTTTCTGA
- a CDS encoding C40 family peptidase yields MSSPNLDAVTKPVTREQRWARGAATRGLVALPLVAGLVTCGWLLTDEPAPQPVVVAAPAPPSTPPSTIGGGAGPSVLEETAPVAPQEPVHNGLNDWARELSAPLALPAEALTGFATGELVLRDEQPNCKLSWVTLAGIASTSSAGDAAGPLRISSAQWKKFSHQVPGTAKPNIENVRDASIVAGRALCAGNAALGGGAGWWKAIAAYRGSELFRQQVLGNAQMFAALSVDPARAASPSTHAVRFALGQLGLPYVWGGNGPDAGAPGFDCSGLTKASYDSAGVALPRTADSQFRATRQVPITEEPKLGDLVFYGNPATNIHHVGLYLGNGLMINAPTEGQAIQIHTYHRKGDDYAGAGRPSN; encoded by the coding sequence GTGAGCTCTCCTAACCTGGACGCCGTGACAAAGCCCGTTACCCGCGAACAACGATGGGCGCGTGGCGCCGCGACGCGCGGCTTGGTGGCCTTGCCCCTGGTGGCCGGATTGGTCACCTGCGGTTGGTTGCTCACCGACGAACCCGCACCACAACCGGTCGTGGTGGCCGCGCCCGCGCCCCCGAGCACCCCGCCCAGCACGATCGGCGGCGGCGCCGGCCCTTCCGTGCTCGAGGAAACAGCGCCCGTCGCGCCACAGGAGCCTGTCCACAACGGACTGAACGACTGGGCGCGCGAGCTGTCCGCCCCCTTGGCACTCCCCGCCGAAGCGCTCACCGGCTTCGCGACGGGTGAATTGGTCCTGCGCGACGAACAGCCGAATTGCAAGCTCTCCTGGGTGACATTGGCCGGAATCGCCAGCACGTCATCGGCAGGCGACGCGGCGGGCCCGTTGCGCATTTCCTCGGCGCAGTGGAAGAAATTCAGCCACCAGGTACCGGGCACGGCGAAACCGAACATCGAAAACGTCCGCGACGCCTCGATCGTCGCGGGCCGCGCCCTCTGCGCGGGCAACGCCGCACTCGGCGGCGGCGCCGGCTGGTGGAAGGCGATCGCGGCGTACCGCGGCTCGGAACTCTTCCGCCAGCAGGTACTCGGCAACGCCCAGATGTTCGCGGCACTGTCCGTCGACCCGGCCCGCGCGGCCAGCCCGTCGACCCACGCGGTCCGTTTCGCACTCGGCCAACTCGGCCTGCCGTATGTCTGGGGCGGCAACGGTCCCGATGCGGGTGCGCCCGGCTTCGACTGCTCCGGCCTGACGAAAGCGTCGTACGACAGCGCGGGCGTCGCGCTCCCGCGCACGGCGGACAGCCAGTTCCGCGCGACCAGGCAGGTCCCGATCACGGAGGAGCCGAAGCTCGGCGATCTCGTGTTCTACGGCAACCCGGCCACGAACATCCACCACGTCGGCCTCTACCTCGGCAACGGCCTGATGATCAACGCGCCGACCGAGGGCCAGGCCATCCAAATCCATACGTACCACCGAAAGGGCGACGACTACGCGGGCGCAGGCCGCCCCTCGAACTAA
- a CDS encoding biotin--[acetyl-CoA-carboxylase] ligase has translation MSEIDAARLRTGLAGRFAGIEVVTSTGSTNADLREAAAKGAPDRTVLIAEEQTAGVGRRARHWNSPKGTGIYVSVLLRPGVPFTALGSLSVVAGLAVREVATRAGVTATLKWPNDVLVGSAKCAGILSEAVAGEQPSVVLGIGLNVLPLGEEISPAPGGLTPTSLAENGATTTDRTELAGWLLTAFAEREALWRAASGDLASAGLLGEYRLHCATLGQNVRILLPNGDELTGLANGIDDGGQLELLLDSGERHTVFAGDVVHVRQS, from the coding sequence ATGAGTGAAATCGACGCCGCCAGGTTGCGCACGGGACTAGCAGGCCGGTTCGCCGGCATCGAGGTCGTCACGAGCACCGGGTCGACCAATGCTGACCTGCGCGAAGCCGCCGCGAAGGGTGCGCCGGACCGCACCGTGCTGATCGCCGAGGAGCAGACGGCGGGCGTCGGGCGGCGCGCGCGGCACTGGAATTCGCCCAAGGGGACCGGAATCTACGTCAGCGTGCTGCTGCGGCCCGGCGTGCCGTTCACCGCGCTGGGCTCACTTTCCGTGGTCGCCGGGCTCGCGGTGCGCGAGGTCGCCACCCGTGCGGGTGTCACGGCCACGCTCAAGTGGCCGAACGACGTGCTGGTCGGCAGCGCCAAATGCGCGGGCATCCTGTCCGAGGCCGTCGCGGGCGAGCAGCCGAGCGTCGTGCTCGGCATCGGGCTGAACGTCTTGCCGCTCGGCGAGGAGATCTCGCCAGCGCCCGGCGGGCTCACCCCGACCTCGCTCGCCGAGAACGGCGCGACGACCACCGACCGCACCGAGCTCGCGGGCTGGCTGCTCACCGCGTTCGCCGAGCGCGAGGCGTTGTGGCGGGCCGCGTCGGGTGACCTCGCGAGCGCGGGCCTGCTGGGGGAGTACCGGCTCCACTGTGCCACTTTGGGGCAGAATGTCCGGATTTTGCTGCCGAACGGCGACGAGCTCACCGGCCTCGCGAACGGCATCGACGACGGCGGCCAGCTGGAGCTGCTGCTCGACAGTGGCGAGCGGCACACCGTGTTCGCGGGCGATGTCGTCCATGTTCGGCAGAGTTAG
- a CDS encoding PH domain-containing protein has translation MAYPDDQLSANEHVVVHSHPHFKMLVWPTLALLVTLAAGIWLALLASGSAAPWDMVSLIAIGVVGLVLIVWLFLVPFMRWRTTHFIVTTDRIIAREGVIKRTGIDIPLGRINSVRFEHGLLDRVFGCGTLIIESASDEPLTFDDIPKVERVHTVIYREVNDNPYDDYNPAGQQQPPPPQGGHPPRGSRR, from the coding sequence GTGGCCTATCCAGACGACCAGCTCAGCGCCAACGAGCACGTCGTAGTACACAGTCACCCGCACTTCAAGATGCTCGTCTGGCCGACGCTGGCGCTGCTCGTCACGCTCGCCGCGGGCATCTGGCTGGCGCTGCTCGCCTCAGGCAGCGCGGCGCCGTGGGACATGGTCTCGCTGATCGCCATCGGTGTGGTCGGGCTGGTGCTGATCGTGTGGCTGTTCCTGGTGCCGTTCATGCGCTGGCGCACCACGCACTTCATCGTCACCACCGACCGGATCATCGCGCGCGAGGGCGTCATCAAGCGCACCGGCATCGACATCCCGCTCGGCCGGATCAACAGCGTCCGCTTCGAGCACGGGCTGCTGGACCGGGTGTTCGGCTGCGGCACGCTGATCATCGAGTCGGCCTCGGACGAGCCGCTCACCTTCGACGACATCCCCAAGGTCGAGCGCGTGCACACGGTCATCTACCGCGAGGTCAACGACAACCCGTACGACGACTACAACCCGGCGGGCCAGCAGCAGCCCCCGCCGCCGCAGGGTGGCCACCCGCCGCGCGGGAGCCGTCGCTGA
- a CDS encoding hydroxymethylglutaryl-CoA lyase — protein sequence MGARELGLPAKTRADGFPDRVTIWEVGPRDGLQNEKEIVPVEVKLEFLDRLADAGLTTLEATSFVHPKWVPQLADAEQLLEGLKQREGVRYPVLVPNERGLDRAFAAGVEHIAIFASATETFAQRNLNSTLDTQFGMFEPVVSRALEGKIEVRGYLSMCFGDPWEGAVPASQVVAAGKRLLDMGCSELSLGDTIGVATAGQVEAVLGGFAAAGVPMGSLAVHFHDTYGQALANTLVALRCGVSTVDSSAGGLGGCPYAESATGNLATEDLVWALDGLGIEHGADLDKLVETSAWMAGKLGRPSASRVVNALAK from the coding sequence ATGGGCGCGCGTGAACTCGGGCTGCCCGCCAAGACGCGTGCCGACGGGTTCCCCGATCGGGTGACGATCTGGGAGGTCGGGCCCCGTGACGGGCTGCAGAACGAAAAGGAGATCGTCCCGGTCGAGGTGAAGCTGGAGTTCCTCGACCGGCTCGCCGACGCCGGGCTGACCACGCTCGAGGCGACCAGTTTCGTGCACCCCAAGTGGGTTCCGCAGCTGGCCGACGCCGAGCAGCTGCTCGAAGGCCTCAAACAACGCGAAGGTGTGCGCTACCCGGTGCTGGTGCCGAACGAGCGCGGCCTCGACCGCGCGTTCGCGGCGGGCGTCGAGCACATCGCGATCTTCGCCAGCGCGACCGAGACCTTCGCGCAGCGCAACCTCAACTCGACGCTCGACACCCAGTTCGGCATGTTCGAGCCGGTCGTTTCCCGTGCGCTGGAAGGAAAAATCGAGGTTCGCGGGTACCTGTCGATGTGCTTCGGCGACCCGTGGGAGGGCGCGGTGCCCGCGTCCCAGGTCGTCGCCGCCGGCAAGCGGCTGCTGGACATGGGCTGCTCGGAGCTCTCGCTCGGCGACACGATCGGCGTCGCCACGGCCGGCCAGGTCGAGGCCGTGCTCGGCGGGTTCGCCGCCGCCGGTGTCCCGATGGGCTCGCTGGCCGTGCATTTCCACGACACCTACGGCCAGGCGCTCGCGAACACCTTGGTGGCGCTGCGCTGCGGTGTGTCCACTGTGGATTCTTCGGCAGGCGGCCTCGGCGGCTGCCCGTACGCGGAGTCGGCGACCGGCAACCTCGCGACCGAGGATCTGGTCTGGGCGCTGGACGGCCTCGGCATCGAGCACGGCGCCGACCTCGACAAGCTCGTCGAGACCAGCGCGTGGATGGCGGGCAAGCTCGGGCGGCCGAGCGCTTCGCGGGTGGTCAACGCATTAGCGAAGTGA
- a CDS encoding TNT domain-containing protein yields MTTPHGVSLDRGTDSLPEASTPRAEVLMSIEDAKTGPIRIPALGAKRTDRVSVVALFRVNMFPLGHLPVPVSKPAEQLPAPEDDFIVGLRFPPGDHPDPVDTAAVLDAVPAQALPSQPGEPPAVVLDGHSPYGSLDEKTWSRRYLGGMRGDTAEYAWPPGALFPEGGTAPGEAITLPVDTVVDRFGAGRIFAPDATPLADRALPSSSAYRRYRVTRALPVWRTVTAPWFGQPGGGTRYRAAYSAEELVTLGYLEAL; encoded by the coding sequence GTGACGACGCCGCACGGCGTCTCCCTCGACCGGGGAACGGACAGCCTTCCCGAGGCGTCCACTCCCCGTGCGGAGGTGCTGATGTCCATTGAGGACGCGAAGACCGGGCCGATCCGGATACCCGCGCTCGGCGCGAAACGGACCGACCGGGTCAGCGTGGTGGCGTTGTTCCGGGTGAACATGTTCCCGCTCGGGCATCTGCCCGTGCCGGTCTCGAAGCCCGCCGAGCAGCTGCCCGCGCCCGAGGACGACTTCATCGTCGGCCTGCGGTTCCCGCCTGGCGACCATCCCGATCCGGTCGACACCGCCGCCGTGCTGGACGCCGTGCCCGCTCAGGCGCTCCCGTCGCAACCCGGCGAGCCGCCGGCCGTCGTGCTCGACGGGCACAGCCCGTACGGCTCACTCGACGAAAAGACCTGGTCACGGCGATATCTTGGCGGGATGCGCGGGGACACCGCCGAGTACGCTTGGCCGCCGGGCGCGTTGTTCCCCGAAGGCGGGACCGCGCCCGGTGAGGCGATCACGCTGCCGGTGGACACCGTCGTCGACCGCTTCGGCGCAGGCCGGATCTTCGCGCCGGACGCCACGCCGCTCGCGGACCGCGCGCTGCCGTCTTCGTCGGCGTACCGGCGCTACCGGGTCACGCGCGCGCTGCCGGTGTGGCGGACGGTCACCGCGCCGTGGTTCGGCCAGCCCGGCGGCGGGACGCGGTACCGCGCGGCCTACTCGGCCGAGGAGCTGGTCACGCTCGGATACCTGGAGGCACTGTGA
- the hisN gene encoding histidinol-phosphatase, with amino-acid sequence MPGYANDLTLATRLADAADAITTARFRALDLTFERKPDRTPVTDADTAVEDAIRAVLAAERPDDDVAGEERGGTAGAEGRAWVIDPIDGTKNFLRGVPVWATLIALVEDGTPVVGMISAPLLGRRWWAAAGEGAFSRDSSGERRLSVSGVSSLEDAYLSTTDLNSWTQYHSRERYLALTEACWENRGLGDFWHYCLVAEGAIDVAAEAIVNPWDVAAAQVLVTEAGGRFSDLKGEERFDGGNALATNGRLHDSALAILQG; translated from the coding sequence GTGCCTGGCTACGCGAACGATCTCACTCTTGCCACCCGGCTCGCCGACGCGGCCGACGCGATCACCACCGCGCGGTTCCGCGCGCTCGACCTGACCTTCGAGCGCAAGCCCGACCGGACCCCGGTGACCGACGCCGACACCGCCGTCGAGGACGCCATCCGCGCGGTGCTCGCGGCCGAGCGTCCCGACGACGACGTGGCGGGCGAGGAGCGCGGCGGCACCGCGGGCGCCGAGGGCCGCGCGTGGGTCATCGACCCGATCGACGGCACCAAGAACTTCCTCCGCGGTGTACCCGTGTGGGCGACACTGATCGCGCTCGTCGAGGACGGCACCCCGGTCGTCGGGATGATCAGCGCCCCGCTGCTCGGCCGCCGCTGGTGGGCCGCCGCGGGCGAGGGCGCGTTCTCGCGCGACTCGTCCGGCGAGCGCAGGCTGTCGGTCTCGGGCGTGTCGTCGCTGGAGGACGCCTACCTGTCGACGACGGACCTGAACTCGTGGACGCAGTACCACTCGCGTGAGCGCTACCTCGCGCTGACCGAGGCGTGCTGGGAGAACCGCGGTCTCGGCGACTTCTGGCACTACTGCCTGGTCGCGGAAGGCGCGATCGACGTCGCGGCCGAGGCGATCGTGAACCCGTGGGACGTCGCCGCGGCCCAGGTGCTGGTCACCGAGGCAGGCGGACGGTTCTCCGACCTCAAGGGCGAGGAGCGCTTCGACGGCGGCAACGCGCTCGCCACCAACGGCCGCCTCCACGACTCCGCCCTGGCGATCCTGCAGGGCTGA
- a CDS encoding response regulator transcription factor: MVLLAEDDPAIADPLSRALQREGYEVEVVADGPSALEATAEQRVDLLVLDLGLPGMDGLEVCRRLRASGTELPVLMLTARTDEVDFVVGLDAGADDYVAKPFRLAELLARIRALLRRRVPDVLDSGGIRMDLGARLVTVDGRELQLANKEFELLRVLMTRAGQVVSRDEILAEVWNDLESKTSKTLDMHMSWLRRKLAIATEEAGGKQADGERRIATVRGVGFRFNAE, translated from the coding sequence ATGGTGCTACTTGCCGAGGACGACCCGGCCATCGCCGACCCGCTGTCCCGCGCGCTGCAGCGGGAGGGCTACGAGGTCGAAGTCGTGGCCGACGGCCCGTCCGCCCTGGAAGCGACCGCGGAGCAGCGCGTCGACCTTCTCGTACTCGATCTCGGGCTGCCGGGGATGGACGGGCTGGAGGTGTGCAGACGGCTGCGAGCCAGCGGCACCGAGCTGCCCGTGCTGATGCTGACCGCGCGCACCGACGAGGTCGACTTCGTGGTCGGGCTCGACGCGGGCGCCGACGACTACGTCGCCAAGCCGTTCCGGCTGGCCGAGCTGCTCGCCCGGATCCGGGCGCTGCTGCGCCGCCGGGTGCCCGACGTGCTCGACTCCGGCGGCATCCGGATGGACCTCGGCGCCAGGCTGGTCACCGTCGACGGCCGCGAGCTGCAGCTGGCGAACAAGGAGTTCGAGCTGCTGCGGGTGCTGATGACGCGGGCCGGTCAGGTGGTCAGCCGCGACGAGATACTCGCCGAGGTGTGGAACGACCTGGAGTCCAAGACCTCCAAGACACTCGACATGCACATGTCGTGGCTGCGCCGGAAGCTCGCGATCGCCACCGAGGAGGCGGGCGGCAAGCAGGCGGACGGCGAGCGCCGGATCGCCACCGTCCGCGGTGTCGGTTTCCGCTTCAACGCCGAATAA
- a CDS encoding ATP-binding protein has translation MRRRILLAILLAVAVTGAALGIPLGVVAWELVETLQRESLAASVRRAATVLDDQLAAPGAVIDLGPAKLAAPSDSLMVVDLPGEMERRTGTDPGPEQISESAPIAHEGSVTLAIPAEPMRTRQGQVVLLVVLVVTLSVGTGTVVATVTARRLAKPLRHVAERAAKLGGGDFRPDPSRYGVGELDMVAEALDTSGTALAQIVQRERQLVGDVSHQLRSRLTALQLRLEPLTVHPDPDVVDESRAAQEQADRLAEALEELLAAARAASEVGAEPVELAAAMPEICQEWRQLLRAEGRNLRVRVADGLMARVTPGRLREVIGVLLDNALRHGAGTVTIAARRGDAEGTVVVEVSDTGLGVPDELAPHVFERGFSGGGSTGVGLALARALVEADGGRLELSSSRPAVFSLFLRVPRPGDVPEVRWPAERVPR, from the coding sequence GTGCGCCGCCGCATCCTGCTGGCCATCCTGCTGGCCGTCGCCGTGACGGGCGCCGCGCTGGGCATCCCGCTCGGCGTGGTCGCCTGGGAACTCGTCGAGACACTGCAACGGGAGAGCCTCGCCGCTTCGGTGCGGCGGGCCGCCACCGTGCTCGACGACCAGCTGGCCGCGCCCGGCGCGGTCATCGACCTCGGGCCGGCCAAGCTGGCCGCGCCATCGGACAGCCTCATGGTCGTCGACCTGCCGGGCGAGATGGAACGGCGCACCGGCACCGATCCCGGTCCGGAACAGATCTCCGAGTCCGCGCCGATCGCGCACGAGGGTTCGGTCACGCTGGCGATCCCCGCCGAGCCGATGCGGACCAGGCAGGGCCAGGTGGTGCTGCTCGTGGTCTTGGTCGTGACGCTTTCGGTCGGCACCGGCACGGTCGTCGCGACCGTCACCGCGCGGCGGCTCGCGAAGCCGCTGCGGCACGTCGCCGAGCGCGCGGCGAAACTCGGCGGCGGCGACTTCCGGCCCGACCCGAGCCGGTACGGGGTCGGCGAGCTGGACATGGTCGCCGAGGCGCTCGACACCTCCGGGACCGCGCTCGCCCAGATCGTGCAGCGGGAACGCCAGCTCGTCGGTGACGTCTCGCATCAGCTCCGCAGCAGGCTGACCGCCTTGCAGCTGCGGCTGGAGCCGCTCACCGTGCATCCGGACCCGGACGTCGTCGACGAGTCGCGTGCCGCTCAGGAGCAGGCCGACCGGCTCGCCGAGGCACTCGAAGAGCTGCTCGCCGCCGCCCGCGCGGCCAGCGAGGTCGGCGCCGAACCGGTCGAACTCGCCGCCGCGATGCCGGAGATCTGCCAGGAATGGCGCCAGCTGCTGCGCGCGGAAGGCCGCAACCTGCGGGTGCGGGTCGCGGACGGCCTGATGGCGCGGGTGACGCCGGGACGGCTGCGTGAGGTCATCGGCGTGCTGCTCGACAACGCGCTGCGCCACGGCGCCGGCACGGTCACCATCGCCGCCAGGCGCGGTGACGCCGAGGGCACCGTCGTGGTCGAGGTCAGCGACACCGGGCTGGGCGTGCCGGACGAGCTGGCGCCGCACGTGTTCGAGCGCGGGTTCTCCGGCGGCGGGTCGACCGGCGTCGGGCTGGCGCTGGCCAGGGCGCTGGTGGAGGCCGACGGCGGCAGGCTGGAGCTGTCCAGCAGCAGACCTGCCGTTTTCAGCCTATTCCTGCGGGTGCCGCGCCCCGGCGACGTGCCGGAGGTGCGCTGGCCTGCGGAAAGAGTGCCTCGCTGA
- a CDS encoding Pvc16 family protein codes for MITQVDDALCRLIGGQLPAGTAVRLDAPKPTWQTEADIQSVDLFLFGLRDAGESGAQPGKHCALTYLVTARAGKVHEEHLLLQRALCAVIGTEFLPDHLLPDGFDGQVSVRIADLDPTRLWTSLGMPARAAFVLTVTVPVAELTGS; via the coding sequence TTGATCACTCAGGTCGACGACGCGCTGTGCAGGCTCATCGGCGGGCAGCTGCCCGCCGGCACGGCGGTGAGGCTGGACGCACCCAAGCCGACTTGGCAGACGGAGGCGGACATCCAGAGTGTCGACCTCTTCCTGTTCGGGCTGCGCGACGCCGGGGAGAGCGGCGCGCAGCCCGGCAAACACTGCGCGCTGACCTATCTGGTCACCGCGCGCGCGGGCAAGGTCCACGAGGAGCACCTGCTGCTGCAGCGGGCGCTCTGCGCGGTCATCGGCACCGAGTTCCTCCCGGACCACCTGCTGCCGGACGGGTTCGACGGCCAGGTCTCGGTGCGGATCGCCGACCTGGACCCGACCCGGTTGTGGACGAGCCTCGGCATGCCGGCGCGTGCCGCCTTCGTGCTCACGGTGACCGTGCCGGTGGCCGAGCTCACCGGCTCATGA
- a CDS encoding response regulator transcription factor, with protein sequence MPDANRTPVVVRATDPILHSGVCMALRSRDEVRLVDGESADASTVALLVTDRLDDAMTKLLSSLHHQGFTRIVLVAGEVDDNEILSAIEHGVCAVARRAEAGPEVLVRLIKAAAAGEGALPPDMLGRLLNRVSKLQRQVLQPRGLHIGGMSKRETEVIRLVASGLSTQEIADELCYSQRTVKSILHDVTNRFQLRNRSHAVAYALREGLI encoded by the coding sequence ATGCCAGACGCGAACAGGACGCCCGTTGTGGTTCGTGCGACGGACCCGATTCTCCACAGCGGAGTGTGCATGGCACTGCGCTCCCGCGATGAAGTCCGGCTGGTCGACGGCGAGTCCGCCGACGCTTCGACGGTCGCGCTGCTGGTCACCGACCGGCTCGACGACGCGATGACCAAACTGCTGTCTTCCTTGCACCATCAGGGTTTCACCCGCATCGTGCTGGTGGCGGGCGAGGTCGACGACAACGAGATACTGAGCGCCATCGAGCACGGCGTCTGCGCGGTCGCCCGCCGCGCGGAGGCGGGCCCGGAGGTGCTCGTCCGGCTCATCAAGGCCGCCGCGGCCGGTGAGGGCGCGCTGCCGCCGGACATGCTCGGCCGCCTGCTGAACCGGGTGTCCAAGCTCCAGCGTCAGGTGCTGCAGCCGCGCGGGCTGCACATCGGCGGGATGAGCAAGCGGGAGACCGAAGTGATCCGGCTGGTCGCTTCCGGGCTTTCGACGCAGGAGATCGCCGATGAGCTCTGCTACTCCCAGCGCACGGTCAAGAGCATCCTGCACGACGTGACCAACCGGTTCCAGCTGCGCAACCGCTCGCACGCCGTGGCGTACGCGCTGCGCGAAGGGCTGATCTGA
- a CDS encoding response regulator, translating into MVVDDHPLFRFGVCTLLTSEPTIEVVGEAASGANAVSAATALKPDVVVMDLHLPDISGVEATRRIVAECPEAGVLMLTMSDDSESVFAAMRAGARGYLLKDAEPDEIIRAVQAVARREAIFGPDIATRVLGFFNNAQPSADPVFPELTGREREVLALIASGQSNSAIAQELSLSPKTVRNHISSVFSKLRVADRAEAIIKAREAGLGK; encoded by the coding sequence ATGGTGGTCGACGACCACCCGCTGTTCCGGTTCGGCGTCTGCACGCTGCTGACCTCGGAACCGACCATCGAGGTGGTCGGCGAGGCGGCCAGCGGGGCGAACGCGGTCAGCGCCGCGACGGCGTTGAAACCCGATGTCGTGGTGATGGACCTGCATCTGCCCGACATCAGCGGCGTCGAGGCGACCAGGCGGATCGTCGCCGAATGCCCGGAAGCGGGCGTGCTCATGCTGACCATGTCCGACGACAGCGAATCCGTGTTCGCGGCGATGCGTGCCGGGGCGCGCGGTTATCTGCTCAAGGACGCCGAGCCGGACGAAATCATCAGGGCGGTGCAGGCGGTCGCCCGCCGGGAGGCGATCTTCGGCCCGGACATCGCCACGCGGGTGCTCGGTTTCTTCAACAATGCCCAACCCAGCGCCGATCCGGTGTTCCCGGAACTGACCGGGCGCGAACGTGAGGTTCTCGCGCTCATCGCATCGGGGCAAAGCAATTCGGCGATCGCCCAGGAGCTTTCGCTGAGCCCGAAAACAGTGCGGAACCACATCTCCAGCGTGTTCAGCAAACTGCGGGTCGCCGACCGGGCCGAGGCCATCATCAAGGCCCGTGAAGCCGGTCTCGGTAAGTGA